In a single window of the Gossypium hirsutum isolate 1008001.06 chromosome D02, Gossypium_hirsutum_v2.1, whole genome shotgun sequence genome:
- the LOC107909504 gene encoding OPA3-like protein, which produces MILPVVKLGTLALKTACKPIANRLKKDAGLHPRFRQLIINIAQANHRFTTTMQRRIYGHATDVAIRPLNEEKAVQAAADLLGELFVFTVAGAAIIFEVQRSSRSEARKEEQRKQELEAMKQKDEDVAREVELIKQKIEELEQLVRRRGLADLFNSRHAHGAEGVKAKPS; this is translated from the exons ATGATACTGCCCGTAGTAAAGCTAGGAACTCTGGCGCTGAAAACCGCTTGCAAACCCATTGCTAATCGTCTCAAGAAAGATGCTGGTTTACATCCCAGATTCCGGCAATTGATCATCAATATTGCCCAG GCAAATCATCGATTTACAACCACAATGCAAAGACGAATTTACGGTCATGCAACTGATGTTGCGATACGCCCCTTGAACGAGGAGAAAGCTGTCCAGGCTGCTGCTGATCTTCTGGGGGAGCTTTTTGTATTCACG GTTGCAGGAGCTGCTATTATTTTTGAGGTACAAAGAAGCTCCAGATCAGAAGCAAGAAAAGAGGAGCAGCGCAAACAAGAATTGGAG GCAATGAAACAAAAAGATGAAGATGTAGCACGAGAAGTTGAGCTGATTAAACAAAAAATTGAAGAGCTGGAGCAACTAGTAAGACGACGAGGACTTGCCGATTTATTCAACTCCAGGCATGCACATGGTGCTGAAGGTGTAAAAGCCAAACCATCTTGA